A single Anopheles funestus chromosome 2RL, idAnoFuneDA-416_04, whole genome shotgun sequence DNA region contains:
- the LOC125765828 gene encoding thialysine N-epsilon-acetyltransferase encodes MATHKDNGAVIVRKTQKGDLPEVIAMIQELAEFEKMPDGPQLTVDDLIRDGGFDEQSMADGTAVFHSFVLEAPADPECLANQERLTSMRTVDPTNARPLTRKLIGYAICYYSYSTWQGKSLALEDIYIRPAYRGNGYGEVFFRALAKHAQENRCSRLDFHVLSWNPATTFYRRMGAVDLTEAESWHFYRLQKDAIGKLARNNS; translated from the exons ATGGCAACCCACAAGGATAATGGTGCTGTGATCGTACGGAAGACACAGAAAGGGGATTTGCCGGAAGTGATCGCTATGATACAG GAGCTGGCTGAGTTCGAGAAGATGCCTGACGGACCTCAGCTTACCGTTGACGACCTGATACGGGACGGTGGGTTTGACGAGCAAAGCATGGCGGACGGTACAGCAGTGTTTCATAGTTTTGTGCTGGAAGCTCCCGCCGACCCGGAATGCCTAGCTAATCAGGAACGGCTAACGTCAATGCGAACGGTCGATCCAACAAACGCAAGACCTCTAACCCG GAAATTGATTGGATATGCTATCTGCTATTACTCATACTCAACATGGCAAGGAAAATCGCTCGCACTAGAAGATATTTACATCCGTCCCGCCTACCGTGGCAATGGTTATGGGGAAGTATTCTTTCGAGCGTTGGCAAAACACGCACAGGAGAATCGCTGCTCGAGACTCGATTTCCATGTACTGAGCTGGAATCCTGCCACCACGTTTTACCGTCGAATGGGTGCAGTGGATTTAACTGAAGCCGAAAGTTGGCACTTTTACCGACTGCAAAAGGATGCGATTGGAAAACTCGCGCGTAACAACTCGTGA
- the LOC125765795 gene encoding zinc finger protein OZF-like encodes MQTDCIQTSSKLHLENVRLAMNSPTEKEICGICGTRSLIFHRNLMEVKTKFSSTTVFQLLERFSVRELSHRLTSLIESGACNDCYAKLNDYDASYTKALIIQQELTNLLQNSPLRVFEDIQELRDEIEEDNALENKKADEIKWVPHLEHPDEIDLPGDKKPAFSIAGFATIRVSMECNICGAIFNNIHDMKLHSHDKVSEEEQLKIQKRESSTPSPALVIETMKSEPTSAVNSDDDADEYMNYTINVLKATKKEEEEEEEYFTKECKEEGKTKEESQPDEKTTVQFQCFLCEAKLESKQNLRLHFKTKHPNSAEGHICKVCGISTRTRAALASHYGKHLRESQLTCELCNKQFTQRGSLQRHMAIHTKEKTYQCDLCGKQYLHYSSFYMHQLAHKDVRSKKCSICGYSLRSNSHLKRHMRTHSGEKPFACPVCGQKFSQRYNMVQHQKTHTGIMRRTGKTFKCTSCDYVSDRSTLMKRHILKHHGKDMNKLEYSKEMVEI; translated from the exons ATGCAAACAGATTGTATACAAACAAGTAGCAAATTGCACCTCGAAAACGTGCGACTCGCGATGAATTCTCCTACAGAGAAAGAAATCTGTGGAATTTGTGGAACTAGGAGTCTCATTTTTCACCGCAACCTGATGGAGGTGAAGACAAAGTTTTCAAGCACCACGGTATTTCAGTTGCTAGAACGTTTTTCTGTGCGGGAACTTTCACATCGACTCACGAGCTTGATTGAGTCCGGTGCTTGTAACGATTGCTATGCCAAGCTGAACGATTACGACGCATCTTACACGAAAGCCCTAATCATACAGCAGGAGTTAACGAATCTGCTGCAAAACAGTCCATTGCGTGTATTCGAAGATATACAGGAGCTGCGCGATGAAATTGAGGAAGACAATGCTCTCGAGAACAAGAAGGCTGATGAAATCAAATGGGTTCCACACCTGGAGCATCCGGACGAGATTGATCTACCCGGTGACAAGAAACCAGCTTTCTCCATTGCTGGATTTGCCACTATTCGCGTTTCTATGGAGTGCAATATATGCGGAGCAATATTTAACAACATACATGATATGAAGCTTCATTCGCATGATAAAGTTAGTGAAGAAGAGCAGCtaaaaatacagaaaaggGAATCATCTACTCCTTCACCAGCGCTGGTAATTGAGACGATGAAATCGGAACCTACATCAGCTGTTAAttctgatgatgatgctgacgaATACATGAACTATACTATCAATGTATtaaaagcaaccaaaaaggaagaagaagaagaagaagaatattttaccAAAGAATGTAAAGAAGAAGGGAAAACGAAGGAAGAGTCACAACCAGATGAGAAAACGACTGTACAATTCCAATGTTTTCTGTGTGAAGCCAAGCtggaaagtaaacaaaatctTAGG TTACACTTCAAAACTAAACATCCCAACAGTGCGGAAGGACACATATGTAAAGTGTGTGGCATTTCCACCAGAACTCGAGCTGCCCTCGCAAGTCACTATGGCAAACACCTACGAGAATCACAGTTAACCTGCGAACTGTGCAACAAACAGTTCACCCAGAGAGGATCTTTACAGCGCCACATGGCGATCCACACGAAGGAGAAGACGTACCAGTGCGATTTGTGCGGGAAACAGTACCTGCACTATTCGTCGTTCTATATGCATCAATTAGCGCACAAGGACGTACGTTCAAAGAAGTGCAGTATCTGTGGCTATTCGCTGCGATCAAATTCACATTTGAAGAGACACATGCGA ACGCACTCCGGTGAAAAGCCCTTTGCTTGCCCTGTGTGTGGTCAAAAGTTTTCACAAAG GTACAACATGGTGCAAcatcaaaaaacacacacaggaaTTATGAGACGAACTGGTAAAACGTTTAAGTGTACCTCTTGCGATTACGTTAGCGATCGGAGCACACTAATGAAAAGGCATATATTAAAACACCACGGCAAAGACATGAACAAATTGGAATATTCAAAGGAGATGGTCGAAATCTAA
- the LOC125765833 gene encoding uncharacterized protein LOC125765833, protein MSDSKVMESDWNTDAYRTIPQMELAEAPETKESLARNDDTKQKSPQGNMFVQSMFDMTLITINFCQICYILKVGPGLGWLYYFLLGLFGLSLVLLFMHGFMGLCGRLRCSKPLPTGCFNCLYNTSMFMVVLVYLVNLVGNVLMLKEAENKCQLMLEHTKSIMSPPLDLPQ, encoded by the exons ATGAGTGACAGTAAAGTAATGGAAAGTGATTGGAATACGGACGCTTACCGTACGATTCCACAGATGGAATTGGCCGAGGCTCCCGAG ACCAAGGAAAGTTTGGCGCGTAACGATGacactaaacaaaaaagtcCCCAGGGCAATATGTTCGTGCAGAGCATGTTTGATATGACGCTAATAACGATTAATTTTTGTCAAATATGTTACATCCTTAAAGTTGGGCCAGGTTTAGGTTGGCTGTACTACTTTCTACTCGGTTTGTTCGGATTGTCACTCGTATTGCTA ttTATGCACGGATTTATGGGACTTTGTGGAAGGTTACGATGCAGCAAACCTCTTCCTACCGGTTGTTTCAACTGTCTCTACAATACGTCTATGTTTATGGTTGTGCTCGTGTACCTGGTCAACCTCGTCGGCAATGTACTGATGCTAAAGGAGGCGGAAAATAAGTGCCAATTGATGTTGGAGCATACGAAATCTATCATGTCTCCTCCACTAGATTTACCGCAGTAA